Sequence from the Panulirus ornatus isolate Po-2019 chromosome 61, ASM3632096v1, whole genome shotgun sequence genome:
atgaatcgTCCCTTGTCTGTCTCCCTTGTGATTAAAAGAACATTACGAGTGTACATTTTTGTGTACATTCTGTCGTGTACATAATTCACTGGCTAGATCTGTTGTGGCAAGGCAATGAATTAAGTGTTCAGGGGTTCAATGTTTACGTGTTTGTATTACCAGTTTACTTAAGAATATCTGatgtttttattttatattttcccaTGTCCTGTGTTTACATTGCTATATAGATTGTttacctctctcattctcttcattctctctctctctctctctctctctctctctctctctctctctctctctctctctctctatctatctatctatcgaacgAGACTCATATACATTAGTTAGCCAGCAAAAAGAACCTTTCCCAAGccatatacattgtgtgtgttttccttcccagactatcgcccccccccccatgtaaacACAttagatccccccccccacacttacatacaccctcctccccccctttccacccaattggcgttaccggactccacctgcttgtcgTTACGCCCTCAGCGAAAAGTACAGAGTCTCTCGTCTGAAAAGAGCTTCGTACTCTTGTGGAGTccctcctttccctgctactggtcgTAGCGCAGACCTGGAGAAGGCGTCTTGTGAtgataacaccccccctccccccatatctcGTTCCCCCCCCTTGTTAATAAATGAGACCCCCCCCCAATTCTCGTGCCCCCATGTTAACAATAAGGCCCTCCCCATATTTAACACCCCAGTGTTAACAGACCCTCCCCATATTTAACACCCCACTGTTAACAGACCCTCCCCATATTTAACACACCAGTGTTAACAGACCCTCCCCATATTTAACACCCCACTGTTAACAGACCCTCCCCATATTTAACACCCCACTGTTAACAGACCCTCCCCATATTTAACACCCCACTGTTAACAGACCCTCCCCATATTTAACACCCCAGTGTTAACAGACTCTCCCCATATTTAACACCCCACTGTTAACAGACCCTCCCCATATTTAACACCCCAGTGTTAACAGACCCTCCCCATATTTAACACCCCACTGTTAACAGACCCTCCCCATATTTAACACCCCAGTGTTAACAGACCCTCCCCATATTTAACACCCGAGTGTTAACAGACCCTCCCCATATTTAACACCCCAGTGTTAACAGACCCTCCCCATATTTAACACCCCAGTGTTAACAGACCCTCCCCATATTTAACACCCCAGTGTTAACAGACCCTCCCCATATTTAACACCCAAGTGTTAACAGACCCTCCCCATATTTAACACACCAGTGTTAACAGACCCTCCCCATATTTAACACACCAGTGTTAACAGACCCTCCCCATATTTAACACCCCAGTGTTAACAGACCCTCCCCATATTTAACACCCGAGTGTTAACAGACCCTCCCCATATTTAACACCCCAGTGTTAACAGACCCTCCCCATATTTAACACCCCAGTGTTAACAGACCCTCCCCATATTTAACACCCCAGTGTTAACAGACCCTCCCCATATTTAACACCCCAGTGTTAACAGACCCTCCCCATATTTAACACCCCAGTGTTAACAGACCCTCCCCATATTTAACACCCAAGTGTTAACAGACCCTCCCCATATTTAACACACCAGTGTTAACAGACCCTCCCCATATTTAACACACCAGTGTTAACAGACCCTCCCCATATTTAACACCCCAGTGTTAACAGACCCTCCCCATATTTAACACCCCAGTGTTAACAGACCCTCCCCATATTTAACACACCAGTGTTAACAGTAAGACCCTACCCATATTTAACACACCAGTGTTAACAGTAAGACCCTACCCATATTTAACACCCCAGTGTTAACAATTTGACCCTACCCATATTTAACACCAGACCCTCCCCATATTTAACACCAGACCCTCCCCATATTTAACACCCCAGTGTTAACAATTTGACCCTCCCCATATTTAACACCCCAGTgagacccccacctccccctcatatcTCGCCCACCCCTTGTTAACACACAagactccccccttccccccctttattAACATATAAGAttccccatctcttgtatccCCCTACCCCATTTCTCatgcccccttcccccatatctctcgtgtccccctcccccatatctctcgtgtcccccctcccccatatctcccatgtcccccccttccctctgccCCATCTCCCTCgtgtaccctccccctccccctaccccatttctcatgcccccttcccccatatcTCTCgtgtccccccttcccccatatctCTAATGCCCCCCCTTCCCAGTGCCCCATCTCCCTCGTGTACCCTCCCCCTGCCCCATATCTCATGTCCCCCTCTCACTGCCCCATATATATCTCGTGTccccaccccattttctttcgtccccctcccccatatctctcgttccccccttcccctcccattgcCCCAGATCtcggggccccctcccccccactgccCCACATCTCTCGTGccccccacccactaccccacatctctcatccccctcccactACCCCACATCACTCATGCCCCCCTCCCACTGCCCCACATCTCTCATGCCCCCCTCCCACTGCCCCACATCTCTCATGCCCCCCTCCCACATCTCTCATGCCCCCCTCCCACTGCCCCACATCTCTCATGACCCCCTCCCACTGCCCCACATCTCTCATGCCCCCCTCCCACTGCCCCACATCTCTCATGCCCCCCTCCCACtaccccacatctctcatgccccctcccactaccccacatctctcatgcccccctcccactcccccacatctctcatgcccccctcccactgccccacatctctcatgccccctcccactgccccacatctctcatgcccccctcccactgccccacatctctcatgcccccctcccacatctctcatgcccccctcccactgccccacatctctcatgcccccctcccatacccccacatctctcatgccccccacccactaccccacatctctcatgcCCCCTCCACTGCCCCACATCTCTCATGCCCCCCTCCCACTGCCCCACATCTCTCATGCCCCCCACCCACTGCCCCACATCTCTCGTGCCCCCCCTCCCACTGCCCCACATCTCTCATGCCCCCCTACCCACTGCCCCACATCTCTCATGCCCCCCTCCCACATCTCTCATGCCCCCCTCCCACTGCCCCACATCTCTCATGCCCCCCTCCCACTACCCCCACATCTCTCATgcccccacccactaccccacatctctcatgcccccctcccactgccccacatctctcatgcccccctcccctcacatctccccctccctcccttctcatgcccCCCTCCCACTGCCCCACATCTCTCGTGCCCCCCTCCCACtaccccacatctctcatgcccccctcccactgccccacatctctcatgcccccctcccactcccccacatCTCTCATGCCCCCCTCCCACTACCCCACATCACTCATGCCCCCCTCCCACTACCCCACATCTCCCATGCCCCCCTCCCACtaccccacatctctcatgcccccctcccactgccccacatctctcatgcccccctcccctcacatctccccctccctcccttccctcccttcccctccctagcGGTTGCCACTTGACCCCCGAcgcctgtgtatgtgtctgttccGCAGACCTGACCTACGAGGCGGTCAAGCCAGGGCGGGGCAACGAGGACCAGCAGGGACATGACCTACACGACCCTGCCAGCGTGGGCCACCAGGGGCCGGACGACTCCCCCCCcgtaccccaccccaccaaccacggtgagagacacacacacacacacacacacacacagagagagagagagagagagagagagagagagagagagagagagagagagagagagagagagacagacagacagagagagagaaagagagagagagagagagagagagagagagagagagagagagagagagagagagagagagagagagagagacagagagagagagagagagacagagagagagagagagagagagagagagagagagagagagagagagagagagagagagagagacagacagacagacagagaaagagagagagagagagagagagagagagagagagagagagagagagacagagagagagagagagagagagagagagagagagagagagagagagagagacagagagagagagagagagagagagagagagagagagagagagagagagagagagagttctacgctcgtgggggactcatcctgtgtgtgtgtgtgtgtgtgtgtgtgtgtgtgtgtatgtatgtatgtgaatgtgtgtgtgtatgtatgtgtgtatgtatgtacgtgtatgtttgtgtgtgtgtatgtgtgtttctgtatgtatgtgtgtgtgtgtgtgtgtctgtgtgcacgtgtgtgtatttgtgtatatgtgtgtgtatatgtgtgtgtgtatgtatgtgtgcgcgtgtgtgtatttgtgtatatgtgtgtatgtgtgtgtgtgtgtgtttgtgtatgtatgtgtatgtatgtgtgtatttatgtatgtgtgtgtgtgtgtgtgtgtgtgtgtgtgtgtgtgtgtatgtatgtatgtatgtatgtatgtatgtatgtatgtatgtatgtatgtgtgtgtatttgtgtatatgtgtatgtgtgtgtgcgtatgtgtgtatttgtgtacatgtgtgtacgaGTATATGTGTTCAGCGTGACGTGTTACTGCTGAATGAAAGGCACATATATTCGTTATGtgtagtgtatacatacatatcttcctccctccccgtggtAAGCCGTGGTAAGGCAAGCCACATATTCTTGTCTCTGTCCTGTAAGTTTACAAGGACGTAAACTCCCTCCTTAGTTTACCAGTCTACCTATCGTATATACTGTCTATCCAGCAGTCCCCCTTttataagtttacaaggacgtaAACTGTCCCCAAAGTTTACCAGTCTACCTATCCTATACCCTTCCACAGTATGAGTTTACAAATATGTAAACCGTCACCCTAGTTTACCAATTTATCTATCCTGTACCATTCCATCCATCGATCCACAGTATGAGTTTACAAATATGTAAACCATCACCCTAGTTTACCAGTCTACCTATCCTGTACCTTCCCTACATCTATCCCACCACAAGTTTACAAATACGCACACTGCCTCTCTAGTTTACTAGTCTACCTATCCTATACTTCCTATCCACCAATCTCTAGCATCAGTTTACAAAAGCGTAAACTGCCTCTCTGGTTTACCAGACTGACTGTTCTATACCTCAAATCCGCCAATCCCCCATCATAAGTTTACATGTACGTAAACTGTCCCTTAGTTTACCAGTCTACCTCCTACACCTTTCATGTAGGTAAACTGCCTCCTTAGTTTACCAGCCTACCTCTCCTATGCCTCCCATGTACGTAAACTGCCTCATTAGTTTACCAGTCTACCTTTCCTATGTCTCTCATATACGTAAACCGCCTCCCTAGTTTACCAGTTTACCTCCTACACATGCCATATAGGTAAACTGCTTCCTTAGTTTACCAGCCTACCTCTCCTAGGCCTCCCATGTACGTAAACTACCTCATGAGTTTACCACCCTACCTCTCTTATGCCTCCCATGTACGTAAACCGCCTCATTAGTTTACCAGTCTAACTTTCCTATGTCTCTCATGTACGTAAACCGCCTCCCTAGTTTACCAGTTTACCTCCTACACATCCCATGTAGGTAAACTGCCTCCTTAGTTTACCAGTCTTACCTAACATCTACTGCTCTCGTAGTCTACCACTGTTAACTCTTGACCTTAGCTGAGCCtagtttacagtgtgtgtgtgtgtgtgtgtgtgtgtgtgtgtgtgtgtaaactgcgTTGAGAAAGCAACTGAGTATTGTATAGCGAGTCAGCTCATATTTAGTGACATTTTTGCATGacatattttgaaagtttttttttgtgatgtatgTCAATATACATCTTGGTAAACATAATATACATCGACACATATTACTATACGTTATACGTTAGTATACATATGTTGAAGTATACATAATACATGGTAGTACACATAATACATGTTagtatacataatacatgttAGTATACATAATACATGGTAGTACACATAATACATGTTAATGTACATAATACATGTTagtatacataatacatgttTGTTAGTGTACATAATACGTGTTAgcatacataatgtatgtttgacagtatacataatacatgtcAGTGTACATAACACATGTTTGTCAGAATACATAATACGtcagtatacataatacatgttAGTATACATAATACATGCCATTATAAATAATACATGTCAGTATACATAACACATGTTTGTCAGTATACATAACATGtcagtatacataatacatgtcagtatacataatacatgttTGTCAGTATACATAACACATGTCAGTATACATGtcagtatacataatacatgtttgtcagtatacataatacatcagtatacataatacatgtcAGTATACATGtcagtgctgagaggtgcaactggagggatgtctgatcattatcttgtggaggcgaaggtgaagatttgtagaggttttcagaaaagaagagaaaatgatggggtgaagagagtggtgagagtaagtgagcttgggaaggagacttgtgtgaggaagtaccaggagagactaagtacagaatggaaaaaggtgagaacaaaggaggtaaggggagcgggggaggaatgggacgtatttagggaagcagtgatggcttgcgcaaaagatgtttgtggcatgagaaccgtgggacgtgggcagattagaaatggtagtgagtgatgggatgaagaagtaagattatcagtgaaagagaagagagaggcatttggacgatttttgcagggaaaaaatgcaaatggctgggagatgtataaaagaaagagacaggaggtcaagagaaaggtgcaagaggtgaaaaagagggcaaatgagagttggggtgagagagtatcattaaattttagggagaatgaaaagatgttttggaaggaggtaaataaagtgcctaagacaagggaacaaatgggaacttcagtgaagggggctaatggggaggtgataaaaagtagtggtgatgtgagaaggagatggagtgagtattttgaaggtttgttgaatgtgtttgatgatagagtggcagagatagggtgttttggtcgaggtggtgttcagagtgagagggttagggaggatgatttggtaaacagagaagaggtagtaaaagctttgcggaagatgaaagccggcaaggcagcgggtttggatggcattgcagtggaatttattaaaaaagggggtgactgtatcgttgactggttggtgaggttatttaatgtatgtatgactcatggtgaggtgcctgaggattggcggaatgcgtgcatagtgccattgtacaaaggcaaaggggacaaaggtgagtgctcaaattacagatgtataagtttgttgagtattcctggtaaattatatgggagggtattgattgagagggtgaaggcatgtacagagcatcagattggggaagagcagtgtggtttcagaagtggtagaggatgtgtggatcaggtgtttgctttgaagaatgtatgtgagaaatacttagaaaagcaaatggatttgtatgtagcatttatggatctggagaaggcatatgataagagttgatagagatgctctgtggaaggtattaagaatatatggtgtgggaggcaagttgttagatgcagtgaaaagtttttgtcgaggatgtgaggcatgtgtacgtgtaggaagagaggaaagtgattggttctcagtgaatgtaggtttgcggcaggggtgtgtgatgtttccatggttgtttaatttgtttatggatggtgttgttagggaggtgaatgcaagagttttggaaagaggggcaagtatgcagtctgttgtagataagagagcttgggaagtgagtcagttgttgttcgctgatgatacagcactggtggctgattcatgtgagaaactgcagaagctggtgactgagtttggtaaagtgtgtgaaagaagaaagttaagagtaaatgtgaataagagcaaggttattaggtacagtagggttgagggtcaagtcaattgggaggtaagtttgaatggagaaaaactggaggaagcgaagtgttttagatatctgggagtggatctggcagcggatggaaccatggaagcggaagtgaaccatagggtggggaagggggcgaaaattctgggagccttgatgaatgtgtggaagtcgagagtggttgagagagcagaagagggtgttttgaaatggtttggtcacatggagagaatgagtgaggaaagattgaccaagaggatatatgtgtcggaggtggagggaacgaggagaagtgggagacctaattggaggtggaaagatggagtgaaaaagattttgagtgatcggggcctgaacatgcaggagggtgaaaggcgtgcaaggaatagagtgaattggaacgatgtggtataccggggtcgacgtgctgtcaatggattgaaccagggcatgtgaagcgtctggggtaaaccatggaaagttgtgtggggcctggatgtggaaagggagctatggtttcggtgcattattgcatgacagctagagactgagtgtgaacgaatggggcctttgttgtcttttcctagcgctacctcgcgcacatgagggggagggggatggtattccatgtgtggcgaggtggcgatgggaatgaataaaggcagacagtatgtattatgtacatgtgtatatatgtatatgtctgtttatgtatatatatgtatacgttgagatgtataggtatgtatatttgcgtgtgtggacatgtatgtatatacatgtgtatgtgagtgggttgggccatttctttcgtctgtttccttgcgctacctcgctaacgcgggagacagcgataaagcaaaacaataataataataatacatgtcagtatacataatacatgttTGTCAGTATACATAACACGtcagtatacataatacatgtcAGTATACATAACACATGTATGATGAGGTCGTGTCTTGTGTTGCAGTGGCCTCGGTGTCGGACGTGAGCAGTGTGAGTGGAGCGGCGGGTGTCATGtcctctctccaccaacaccacctccaacacctcctccacctccaccaccacctcctgctgctggtggtggtgtcgtcctgcctcctctccctcctcctggctTACCCGTGACCTCGCCCCACGACCACCCCGCCAGCGAGACACACGGACGACTTCCAGCGGCAACCCACGCCACGACCTCGACAACCCGAGAGATCGAACTGGGGATGAAAACAGGAGGGGGAGCAGCTGTGGTCTAgggccctgcaggaggaggagcagctgtggtggtccagggccctgcaggaggaggagcagctgtggTGGTCCAGGGCCCTGCAGCAGGAGAACAGAAGGGGGAGCAGCAGCTGTGGTCTAgggccctgcaggaggaggagcagctgtggtggtccagggccctgcaggaggaggagcagctgtggtggtccagggccctacaggaggaggagcagctgtggtggtccagggccctgcaggaggaggagcagctgtggTGGTCCAGGGCCCTGCAGCAGGAGAACAGAAGGGggagcagcagctgtggtagtCCAGGGCCCTgcgggagaacacaagagagccgccatttctccacacacacacacacacaacacagcctctCCCACCTCGCGCCCCCCCGGAGCAGTGGCGGAGCCATCAAGAAACCAAGTGA
This genomic interval carries:
- the LOC139767394 gene encoding uncharacterized protein, which gives rise to MMILNSDKYSTETFETVYRIHMKLTIFNFSRYDNTTYKCVAKNSLGETEGDIKLNEIYMPPKAKEIRSGNSKSEDLTYEAVKPGRGNEDQQGHDLHDPASVGHQGPDDSPPVPHPTNHVASVSDVSSVSGAAGVMSSLHQHHLQHLLHLHHHLLLLVVVSSCLLSLLLAYP